A window of Hevea brasiliensis isolate MT/VB/25A 57/8 chromosome 14, ASM3005281v1, whole genome shotgun sequence contains these coding sequences:
- the LOC110646428 gene encoding probable glutathione S-transferase: protein MAEEEVKVFRTWSSPFPLRVIWALKLKGVEFDTVYEDLSNKSPLLLQYNPVHKKVPVLLHNGKPICESLVILEYVDERWKQFPLLPQDPHERAKARFWAKFGDDKVFQSITYGILFKQGKEREEEIPRAMEILQHLEEELKGKKFFGGEKIGLVDLALGWLAYYLGIIEEVIGLKLIDQEKFPLLLQWIQEFSTAPIIQENWPPRDELIAKFDASREAALARELK from the exons ATGGCAGAAGAAGAAGTAAAGGTTTTCAGGACATGGTCAAGTCCATTTCCTTTAAGAGTGATATGGGCACTAAAGCTGaagggggttgagtttgatacagTGTATGAAGATCTCTCCAACAAGAGTCCTTTGCTTCTGCAATACAACCCTGTTCATAAGAAGGTTCCTGTGCTTCTGCACAATGGAAAACCCATCTGTGAATCTCTTGTCATTCTTGAATATGTGGATGAGAGATGGAAACAATTTCCATTGTTGCCTCAAGATCCTCATGAGAGAGCCAAGGCTCGCTTTTGGGCTAAGTTTGGTGATGATAAG GTCTTTCAATCAATAACATATGGTATTCTGTTCAAGCAAGGAAAAGAGCGAGAGGAAGAAATACCTAGAGCAATGGAGATCTTGCAGCATTTAGAAGAGGAGCTAAAAGGAAAGAAATTCTTTGGAGGAGAGAAAATTGGGTTAGTGGATCTTGCATTGGGATGGCTTGCTTATTATTTGGGTATAATTGAGGAAGTAATTGGTCTAAAACTCATAGACCAAGAAAAATTCCCACTATTGCTACAATGGATTCAAGAATTCTCAACTGCCCCAATCATTCAAGAAAATTGGCCACCTCGCGACGAACTTATCGCCAAGTTTGATGCCAGTCGTGAGGCTGCCCTTGCACGAGAACTTAAATAA
- the LOC110651932 gene encoding probable glutathione S-transferase, with protein MAEEVKLLRNWSSPYGLRVVWALKLKGIEYDEVLEDLSNKSSLLLQYNPVYKKIPVLVHNGKPICESLLILEYLEETWKQTPLLPEDPHQRALARFWAKFGDEKVLQTMRMDVLLKQGKEQEEAIVSTIENLKYLEEELKGKKFFGGETIGLVDIALGWLAYHFNVVEEIIGVKLIEQQKFPLLVAWMQEFSNIPTIQESWPPRDKLFDRYASFRKAALGEHTPK; from the exons atGGCAGAAGAAGTGAAGCTGTTGAGGAATTGGTCAAGTCCATATGGTTTGAGGGTGGTGTGGGCACTAAAACTGAAGGGGATTGAGTATGATGAAGTGTTAGAGGATCTTTCCAACAAGAGCTCCTTGCTTCTGCAGTATAATCCTGTTTACAAGAAGATCCCTGTTCTTGTTCATAATGGAAAACCCATCTGTGAATCACTTCTCATTCTTGAATACCTGGAGGAGACTTGGAAACAAACTCCATTGCTTCCTGAAGATCCTCACCAGCGAGCATTGGCTCGCTTCTGGGCTAAGTTCGGTGATGAAAag GTGTTACAAACAATGAGAATGGATGTTCTCTTAAAGCAAGGAAAAGAACAAGAAGAAGCAATAGTTTCAACCATAGAGAACTTGAAATATTTGGAAGAAGAGCTAAAGGGAAAGAAATTCTTTGGAGGAGAGACCATTGGACTAGTAGATATTGCATTGGGTTGGCTTGCTTACCACTTCAATGTAGTTGAGGAGATAATTGGTGTGAAATTGATAGAACAACAAAAATTCCCATTATTAGTGGCATGGATGCAAGAATTCTCAAATATCCCAACAATCCAAGAGAGTTGGCCTCCAAGAGACAAACTCTTTGATCGGTATGCTAGCTTCCGTAAGGCTGCCCTTGGAGAGCACACCCCAAAATGA